A stretch of Besnoitia besnoiti strain Bb-Ger1 chromosome V, whole genome shotgun sequence DNA encodes these proteins:
- a CDS encoding EF hand domain-containing protein (encoded by transcript BESB_060500), with protein MADFDYMCKFCFTLMDEDGDGKVKVSQLGTMLRMLGQVWSYAAILTVENELGIRPVTLETFMRIAKKKRQEEAKARKKPLNEQMLRIHNLRKDIGLSQEEINELKVCFDVFDPEGRGICSVKDVSQVLSCLGEQLTPTDIDRLLTLENLDRAEYLRFSDFCALFSCAQN; from the coding sequence ATGGCGGATTTTGACTACATGTGTAAGTTCTGTTTCACCTTGATGGACGAAGATGGAGACGGCAAGGTCAAAGTGTCCCAGCTAGGCACAATGCTTCGCATGCTGGGGCAGGTGTGGTCATATGCTGCCATATTAACTGTTGAAAATGAGCTCGGTATTCGACCGGTGACGCTGGAGACCTTTATGCGGATTgccaagaagaagaggcaggaggaagcgaaggcacGAAAGAAACCTTTGAATGAGCAAATGCTACGGATTCACAATCTTCGTAAGGACATTGGCCTAAGTCAGGAGGAGATTAATGAACTCAAGGTTTGTTTTGATGTTTTCGACCCTGAAGGCCGAGGCATCTGTTCCGTGAAGGACGTTAGTCAGGTGCTTTCTTGTCTGGGTGAACAGCTTACGCCCACGGATATCGACAGGTTGTTGACCCTCGAAAATCTGGACCGTGCCGAGTATCTGCGGTTTTCTGATTTCTGCGCCTTGTTCAGCTGTGCGCAGAATTAA
- a CDS encoding hypothetical protein (encoded by transcript BESB_060490), whose protein sequence is MERKDLFCRSENIPLAGTQNARKAKTGARSVRGLLQVFGDAVRQVTSLRETGRHVGRVQESAHSSRDGLTLENHSQGPREAAARNHATAADAHPLPQPCSICLEPMLPTDMCISLGCSSQQARSGVSASNALPSKKKTEPQRVGAAERVPHRLHTVCFRQYVTFSLQNCQVTARPSEGGGKGSGIAILRCPIPECREDVPQSVIRRLLLPSTQDLEVCCVDEADDDFFLVRRRSSKQSDSSSVSLPLSTSTLASGASSASRRRGVTRGADDGSATASPSPSHTPSSSSPSAASGALAAAAAAAMRQVRRGEAADAEAAQKENCPEVVPPSSEPPSSAAPASCAAEGDKEGRALYGVYLERTFEAYADTAGDVVRCLAPGCGYAFWWPADAEWLEDEAERQGGETCPKCQSRCLVCGCAVHEDVGCEEAWSAQNAAAARSASVALPGGKGGKPGSSRVVARRDLSFWRELRRVDSAFEEYKKAENLRDCVQCGATVHLEAGCHRMRCRCGYKFCYVCGTPNATCTCPEVQGHGFLTLEEVRQTHAPTRRRAASNAAAGESSRRPPHVQDASPAAASAAPPAPGRVEHVSRLRTRASAASSDATSGSNAAVATRASSPRVVRGSPAQLKREDREGGGPLEVAKPHNARTRQRRARPPSAASAAGRRGGNEVTEGPRTGERRGASAGRARVQVPQRAKTETKVRKRPRPGDTTEAKAVGRRRRS, encoded by the exons ATGGAGAGGAAGGACCTTTTCTGTCGTTCTGAAAACATTCCGCTCGCAGGCACTCAGAATGCGCGAAAGGCAAAGACGGGGGCTCGAAGTGTGCGCGGGCTCCTCCAAGTATTCGGAGATGCAGTCCGCCAGGTAACCTCGCTCAGGGAAACCGGGAGGCACGTCGGGCGCGTGCAGGAGTCCGCGCACTCGTCGCGTGATGGCTTGACGTTGGAGAATCACAGTCAGGGTCCGAGGGAGGCTGCGGCAAGGAACCACGCAactgcggcggacgcgcatCCTTTGCCCCAGCCGTGCAGCATCTGCCTGGAGCCGATGCTCCCCACTGACATGTGCATAAGCTTGGGTTGTTCTTCCCAGCAAGCGCGCTCAGGCGTGTCAGCTTCAAATGCCCTGCCCTCCAAAAAGAAAACCGAGCCACAGCgggtcggcgccgcagagcgcgtgCCGCACAGACTCCACACAGTCTGTTTCCGCCAGTACGTGACATTTTCGCTGCAGAACTGCCAGGTGACTGCGAGGCCATctgagggcggcggcaaggGCAGCGGGATTGCCATTCTGCGCTGCCCCATACCCGAGTGCCGAGAAGACGTTCCGCAGAGCGTCATCCGTCGGTTGCTTCTGCCGTCAACCCAAGACCTCGAGGTCTGCTGTGTAGATGAGGCTGACGACGACTTCTTCTTGGTGCGCAGGCGGAGCTCCAAACAGAGCGATTCCTCCTCTGTGTCGCTGCCGCTATCGACGTCGACACtcgcctcgggcgcctcttcggcgtcgagACGGAGGGGGGTGACCAGGGGGGCAGACGACGGGAGCGCGACAGCTTCACCGTCCCCCTCGCacacgccttcctcgtcttcgccgtccgcggcttctggggctctcgctgctgcagctgccgcggcgatgCGGCAGGTacggagaggcgaggcggcggacgcagaaGCTGCGCAAAAAGAGAACTGCCCCGAAGTCGTTCCTCCTTCTTCAGAGCCCCCCTCCAgtgccgcgccagcgagctgcgcggctgaAGGCGACAAGGAGGGACGGGCGCTGTATGGGGTCTATTTGGAGCGAACCTTCGAGGCCTACGCCGACACCGCTGGCGACGTCGTTCGCTGTCTGGCGCCGG GTTGCGGCTACGCGTTCTGGTGGCCGGCGGATGCGGAGTGGCTCGAAGACGAAGCTGAGCGCCAGGGCGGCGAGACGTGTCCCAAGTGTCAGAGCCG atgcctcgtctgcgggtGCGCCGTGCACGAGGACGTCggctgcgaggaggcgtggagcgcgcagaacgccgcggcggctcgctccGCGTCGGTCGCGCTGCCCGGCGGCAAAGGAGGGAAGCCCGGCTCCAGTCGCGTTGTCGCGAGGAGAGACCTGTCCTTTtggcgcgagctgcggcgcgtcgactCTGCATTCGAAGAATACAAAAAG GCTGAAAATCTGCGAGACTGCGTGCAGTGCGGTGCCACAGTTCACTTGGAGGCGGGCTGCCACCGCATGCGCTGCCGATGCGGATACAAATTCTGTTACGT GTGCGGCACCCCAAACGCGACCTGCACGTGCCCGGAGGTTCAGGGCCACGGCTTTCTCACTCTGGAGGAAGTTcggcagacgcacgcgccgacgcggcgccgcgccgcgtcaaacgccgccgcaggtgagagttcgcgtcgtcctccgcacGTGCAGGATGCttcgcccgcagccgcctccgcggctccccCCGCGCCAGGCCGGGTGGAGCACGTCTCGCGGCTCCGCACtcgtgcctccgccgcctcgtcggaCGCGACGTCTGGCTCGAACGCCGCtgtggcgacgcgcgcctcgtcgccgcgcgtaGTGCGCGGGAGTCCAGCTCAGCTCAAGAGGGAAGACCGGGAGGGCGGAGGGCCTCTGGAGGTCGCGAAACCCCACAACGCGCGAACCAggcagcgtcgcgcgcggccgccctccgcggcgtccgcggctgggcgccgcggggggaaTGAGGTGACCGAAGGGCCGCGgacaggcgagcgccgaggagcCTCCGCGGGGAGGGCGCGTGTGCAGGTGCCTCAGCGCGCCAAGACAGAGACGAAAGTCAGGAAGCGGCCTCGGCCGGGAGATACcacggaggcgaaagcggtcgggaggcggagacgcagctaG
- a CDS encoding transmembrane amino acid transporter protein (encoded by transcript BESB_060480), with the protein MPPSNGSAPAVGTSHTPSSHASSSHSSSSRASSPQSSSSRASSPQSRGSGVAASCAPFAEALCAPPALFAFPEDREAPTPSPEPRAAPSSIPWQRRAFSPIERGSVRGSIFTLASSCLGAGVLATPYAMQECGLAVGLALLCLHAFVSFFTTYILLTSSKLFRTSTYADLAHRAVPALPRSLVDMIIVLNGLGVCLSFLVFLGDFLPASLESLGLLPHATDYRGLLLCASMVVIVPLSIQPRLSALRHFAFFPVCALLFSLSCVVYRAGSLMQEQTNPVVLVSWNWNFFKSFNVFLFAFMQHVNVCPIGRELQNPSDPRVYKVSLRAAALEWCLYAPIATIGYLSFRGNSKQNFMMNYRTDDRLMHVCTFLLSFSMILGVPLTVIPTVESLFNLMALPAAAPPASSAAAAAGLSARPGMSAPLLLHADRSDGAFVIVARDRGDACVDQAEEKEEDARRGCDIVAASEAPGGGCGLAPVDEEAAHDPERRDVDPAGRDALGAEEEAAARGGGRVTAGAAGGGLAGVAQSVLRNRKICACACLYPVLLMALVTDKAADVVGLLGGFFSTLLMCGLELCGSRSTGRRAWAEVCEEIPSEASALPSIIFFRGIGKLYYKPATRTAIFVFLLAVTCVGALSSVLIILQNFGVCCRPPESPFN; encoded by the exons ATGCCGCCAAGCAATGGCTCAGCCCCTGCTGTAGGGACTTCACACACCCCTTCTTCGCACGCGTCTTCATCGcactcctcttcttctcgcgcctcttcaccgcagtcctcttcttctcgtgcctcttctccgcagtCTCGTGGCTCGGGTGTGGCGGCCTCTTGCGCGCCGTTCGCGGAGGCTCTttgcgcgcctccagcgctcTTTGCGTTCCCCGAAGatcgcgaggcgccgacgccttcgcctgagccgcgcgcggcgccttcgtcgattccctggcagcgccgcgcgttcTCTCCCATCGAGAGAGGCTCCGTGCGCGGCTCGATCTTCACACTCGCGTCCTCCTGTCTCGGCGCTG GGGTGCTGGCGACGCCGTACGCGATGCAGGAGTGCGGCTTGGCCGTCGGTCTCGCGTTGCTCTGCCTGCACGCGTTTGTCTCGTTTTTCACGACTTACATCCTCCTCACATCTTCGAAGCTCTTCCGCACCAGCACCTACGCAGACTTGGCGCACCGCGCGgtgcctgcgctgccgcgaagTCTCGTCGACATGATCATCGTCCTGaacggcctcggcgtctgtctctccttcctcgtcttcctcggcgaCTTCCTGCCCGCCTCCCTCGAGAGCCTCGGGCTGCTCCCGCACGCCACCGACTaccgcggcctgctgctctGCGCCAGCATG GTCGTCATCGTACCGCTGTCTATACAACCGCGGCTCTCGGCGTTGCGGCACTTTGCGTTTTTCCCGGTTTGCGCGCTGCTGTTTTCGCTCTCCTGCGTCGTCTACCGCGCGGGAAGCCTCATGCAGGAGCAAACGAATCCAGTGGTGCTGGTCAGTTGGAACTGGAACTTCTTCAAGTCCTTCaacgtcttcctcttcgcgttCATGCAA cacGTTAACGTTTGCCCCATTggccgcgagctgcagaaTCCGTCCGATCCGCGCGTGTATAAG GTTTCgttgcgcgcggcggcgttggAGTGGTGTCTGTACGCGCCGATTGCGACGATAGGTTACTTGTCGTTTCGCGGCAACAGCAAGCAGAACTTCATGATGAACTACAGGACCGACGATCGCCTGATGCATGTCTGTACGTTCCTGCTTTCGTTTTCGATGATTCTCGGCGTGCCCCTAACGGTGATCCCGACTGTGGAGTCGCTGTTCAATCTCATggcgctgcccgcggcggcgccgcccgcttcatccgccgcggccgccgcaggcctcagTGCGCGCCCGGGGATGAGTgcgccgcttctgctgcacGCCGATCGCAGCGACGGTGCATTTGTCATCGTGGCGCGAGACCGGGGAGACGCCTGTGTCGACcaggcagaggagaaagaagaggacgcgcgcagaggctgcgaTATCGTCGCAGCCTCTGAAGCTCCCGGCGGCGggtgcggcctcgcgccagtggacgaggaagcggcacACGACCCAGAGCGAAGAGACGTAGACCCTGCTGGCCGCGACGCGCttggcgcagaggaggaggcggcggcgcgcggcggagggcgcgtaacggcgggcgcggcggggggcggcctcgcgggcgtcgcgcagagcgTGTTGAGGAACCGAAAgatctgcgcatgcgcctgtCTCTACCCCGTGCTTCTCATGGCTCTTGTCACCGACAAGGCTGCAGACGTCGTTGGGCTCTTGGGAGGTTTCTTCTCCACTCTCCTGATGTG TGGCCTCGAGCTGTGCGGCAGTCGCTCAacgggccgccgcgcgtgggCGGAGGTGTGCGAGGAGATTCCCAGCGAGGCCAG CGCGCTTCCTTCGATtatcttcttccgcggcatCGGCAAGCTCTACTACAAGcccgcgacgaggacggcCATCTTCGTgtttctcctcgctgtgACTTGC GTcggcgcgctctcctccgtGCTGATCATCCTGCAAAacttcggcgtctgctgccgtcCTCCGGAGTCGCCTTTCAACTGA
- a CDS encoding DnaJ domain-containing protein (encoded by transcript BESB_060460): protein MEDLIFHMFFVVPLTRWITNPERAWNRKSQRNGIILAVLALFCIGVIQSSRDSENYYETLGVPPGAPPKVVAGAYRKLSLQYHPDKNPHPDAKEIFEKIREAHEVLGNEKRRNSYCRFGDFSKEGEIDEEQFYDVLFLAVFQLLIPFLFAYLYTYGEDSVASRKIFACYVATSFSLEVLLRFDASAFDILSFVPFVGNLLPFEKIRLLHAWMPVVLNGLLLLGSELADVEDDILDSASRHILNSNLDALPCMERFLEAAEATLRASGGVAVKRAWIARGAGVAERSAADKALIAWVSGAEPKADLDEAARTRLRELGYVEVLHYVRPWRLNPAVVSEEMPDLWGAAMKPEVRNWPADLTMEDIATRAECTERGWDRRHDAILKLLDDAEEEDEKTGRGISVGTIIFFGSLLLRWYRGSS from the exons ATGGAAGACCTCATCTTTCACATGTTTTTCGTCGTGCCGCTGACGCGGTGGATCACCAACCCGG aGCGTGCGTGGAATCGAAAATCACAGCGAAACG GCATCATTCTCGCTGTTCTCGCACTCTTCTGCATCGGCGTCATTCAG tCGAGTCGCGATTCGGAGAACTACTACGAGACTCTCGGAGTCCCGCCTGGTGCGCCGCCCAAGGTCGTTGCAGGAGCGTATCGAAAGCTTTCCTTGCAGTATCATCCG GACAAAAACCCTCACCCCGACGCCAAGGAAATTTTCGAAAAGATTCGCGAG GCTCACGAGGTCTTGGGGAATGAGAAGCGAAGGAACTCGTATTGCCGGTTCGGCGACTTCAGCAAAGAGGGGGAAATCGACGAAGAGCAGTTTTATGACGTCCTGTTTCTCGCGGTGTTTCAACTCCTCATCCCTTTCCTCTTTGCGTACCTCTACACCTACGGCGAAGACTCTGTCGCATCTCGCAAG ATTTTCGCTTGCTACGTCGCGACGAGTTTCTCGCTCGAGGTGCTTCTCCGCTTCGACGCCAGCGCCTTCGATATCCTTTCGTTCGTTCCGTTCGTGGGAAACCTGTTGCCGTTTGAGAAGATTCGACTGCTGCACGCCTGGATGCCCGTCGTGCTCAACGgcctgctgcttctcggcTCGGAGCTCGCAGACGTCGAAGACGACATCCTCGACAGCGCCTCCCGCCACATCCTCAACTCGAACCTCGATGCGCTCCCCTG CATGGAGCGTTttctggaggcggcggaggcgacgctgcgagcgagcggcggcgtcgccgtcaaGCGGGCGTGGATCGCGCGCGgtgcgggcgtcgcggagcgcagcgcggcggatAAGGCGCTGATTGCCTGGGTCTCGGGCGCGGAGCCGAAGGCAGATCTcgacgaagcggcgcggacgcgtctgcgcgagctgGGCTACGTCGAAGTTCTTCACTACGTGCGCCCATGGCGGCTGAATCCCGCCGTTGTCTCTGAGGAGATGCCTGACCTGTGGGGTGCTGCGATGAAACCCGAAGTCCGCAACTGG CCGGCCGACCTGACGATGGAAGACATCGCGACTCGCGCGGAGTGCACCGAGCGCGGATGGGATCGCCGGCACGACGCCATCCTGAAGCTTCTCGACGACGCG gaagaagaagacgagaagactGGCAGAGGCATCTCCGTCGGCACGATTATTTTTTTCGGCTCGCTGCTCCTTAGGTGGTATCGAGGCAGTTCGTAG
- a CDS encoding hypothetical protein (encoded by transcript BESB_060450) has product MKAHQAVAHARHFPSFSLWGVFVVFIFFGSLASSAPLSGAEEARKPESALRQKATTQLTPSATTSPPPSSPLLPSSSPPSPSSPFSSFTDSVASASRSKSKSLFGIAWISDLHLDPLYSPTARVSACCRVPASAVSPAESGFDREKENHPSQPGGRQSLPREEASGRADAPAMGQAWFEEETNPNIGRGGCDTPPLLFELLLESVERETRARASRPTKERTADGEKKKNPELAGAEARGFTTETDFPTGDDEEYEATAKRASGVVATSTTEYAAGGARRRELFPVEARWSEGRDADEVNAEDVFENTDDTPLEALLLTGDFAAHYDDSDPDNRMSAIREATQALFSRFSSRAPPAASSLFSASSSLRFEKEEEASRGGSQATAQRRLRAQRDSRARRGGKGGAAKKATKASRAASRREHHEPRVDEEGEILTDSSAEELQVGSEGASDAGRSADASADPASPLQMIFVVGNNDLPADYHIPDTLNAWSVALYKLWKPILPADPETKETFERGLFYRTRLAARPQLRVLCLNTVFYSRLAWEVARDLLQKTGMTYEKRGETDILEGSDPAGQFAWMERELQDARDNREQVLLVGHVPPGVTLHFRSVLEHIQQWRDPFVERYRALVLRYSDVVVAHLYGHVHADTLRVLSSPQSPPSAPDSPSGSAASAAFEDSASSALAAPSPPASSNDGGALCDAWGPQPLQALLTAPAVSPVHGNNPAWRALFFAVQGDSRGAARGAARVFLRDYVQFYLPLYGFLALPLAATQRPPRLDFSREYAFASTYSLPCVSGRALARLAHAFAASPLLFGLYTWHTESGGKEVSNRLRMCEARVGTTREYLQCLTSLGGGQPA; this is encoded by the exons ATGAAGGCGCACCAAGcagtcgcgcacgcgcgccactttccctccttctcgctctgGGGGGTTTTCGTAGTCTTCATTTTCTTCGGCTCCCTCGCGTCatcggcgcctctctctggcgctgaggaggcgaggaaacCGGAGAGCGCCCTGcgacagaaggcgacgacgcagctaACCCCATCTGCCACtacttctccgcctccttcttctcctcttctgccttcttcttctccgccttctccttcctccccgttttcttcttttaCGGATTCCGTGGCTTCCGCTTCGCGCAGCAAGTCCAAGAGTCTCTTTGGCATCGCGTGGATTTCAGATCTCCATCTCGACCCGCTGTACTCGCCCACTGCGCGCGtgagcgcctgctgccgcgtgcccgcctccgcagtctcgcctgcggagagcgGCTTCGAtcgagagaaggagaaccATCCTTCGCAGCCAGGTGGGCGCCAGAGTCTCcctcgcgaggaagcgagcgggcgcgccgacgcgccggcgatgGGTCAGGCCTGGTTTGAGGAGGAAACGAATCCGAATATAGGCCGCGGCGGATgcgacacgccgccgcttctcttcGAGCTGCTTCTGGAGAGCGtcgagagggagacgcgcgccagggcctcgcgcccgacgaaggagagaacTGCAGatggcgagaagaagaagaaccCGGaactcgcaggcgcggaggcgcgaggttTTACGACTGAAACGGATTTCCCAACCGGCGACGATGAAGAAtacgaggcgacggcgaagcgagccTCAGGCGTGGTTGCAACTTCCACGACAGAGTATGCGGCTGggggagcgcggcgcagagagctgtTTCCTGTAGAGGCGCGATGGAGCGaagggcgcgacgcagacgaggtcAACGCAGAGGACGTTTTCGAAAACACAGACGATACCcccctcgaggcgctgcttctcACTGGCGATTTCGCCGCACACTACGACGACTCGGACCCAGACAATAG AATGTCCGCCATCCGtgaagcgacgcaggcgctgttctctcgtttttcctctcgcgcgccgcccgctgcttcgtcgctgttttcggcgtcgtcttctcttcgttttgagaaagaagaagaggcctcCAGAGGAGGTTCGCAGGCaactgcgcagcggcggctgcgcgcgcagagagactcgagagcgcgacgcggaggaaagggcggcgcagcgaagaaagcgacgaaggcgtcacgcgcggcctcgcgaagGGAACATCacgagccgcgcgtcgacgaggaagggGAAATCCTGACAGACAGCAGTGCAGAAGAACTCCAAGTAGGCAGCGAGggggcgagcgacgcagggagatccgcagacgcctccgccgaccccgcgtcgcctttgCAGATGATTTTCGTCGTGGGGAATAACGACTTGCCTGCGGACTATCACATCCCTGACACGCTCAACGCATGGAGCGTCGCGCTTTACAAACTCTGGAAGCCAATTCTGCCGGCTGACCCAGAAACGAAAGAA ACCTTCGAGCGCGGTTTATTTTACCGCACACGCCTggccgcgcgtccgcagctccGTGTGCTTTGCTTGAACACAGTTTTTTACTCTCGTCTCGCGTGGGAAGTCGCTCGAGATCTCCTGCAGAAGACTGGAATGACTTACGAGAAACGCGGCGAAACCGACATCTTGGAAGGATCAGATCCCG CCGGTCAGTTCGCTTGGATGGAGAGGGAGCTTCAGGACGCCCGCGACAATCGGGAGCAG GTTCTGCTCGTTGGCCATGTGCCACCGGGCGTCACGCTGCACTTTCGGAGCGTGTTGGAACACATCCAGCAGTGGCGCGACCCTTTCGTTGAGAG GTACCGCGCGCTCGTTCTGCGCTACTCGGACGTAGTCGTCGCGCACCTCTACGGCCACGTCCACGCAGACACGCTGCGCGTCCTGTCCtcgccgcagtctcctccctccgctcCCGACTCGCCCTCtggctccgctgcgtctgcggcctttGAAGactctgcgtcgtccgcacttgccgcgccttcgccgcccgcgtcgtcgaacgacggcggcgcgctctgcgaCGCCTGGGGACCACAGCCGCTCCAGGCGCTTCTcacggcgccggcggtgtCGCCAGTTCATGGAAACAATCCCGCCTGGCgggctctcttcttcgctgtgCAAGGCGACTCTCGCggagcggctcgcggcgccgcgcgcgtgtttcTCCGCGACTACGTGCAGTTCTACCTGCCGCTGTacggcttcctcgcgctgcctctggcggcgactcagcggcctccgcgcctcgactTTTCGCGCGAATACGCGTTTGCCTCCACGTACAGCTTGCCCTGCGTCTCAGGGCGCGCActggcgcgtctcgcccacgccttcgcggcctcgccgcttcTCTTCGGGCTGTATACCTGGCACACGGAGTCCGGCGGCAAGGAGGTCTCTAACCGCCTCCGCAtgtgcgaggcgcgcgtcggaACCACGCGCGAGTATCTCCAGTGCCTCACCTCGCTCGGTGGCGGGCAGCCCGCCTAG
- a CDS encoding non-specific serine/threonine protein kinase (encoded by transcript BESB_060470) produces MNGFARDRDEEKTPAKRARDLPRPALAQNQERRREKKREEEGRREKKREEERRRGKKREEEGRREKKREEERRRGKKREEERRREKKREEERRRGKKREEEGRREKKREEERRRGKKREEEGRREKKREEERRRGKKREEEGRREKKREEERRRGKKREEEERRRGKKREEEGRREKKREEERRRGKKREEEGRREKKREEERRRGKKREEEGRREKKREEERRRGKKREEEGRREKKREEERRRGKKREEEGRREKKREEEVALSSF; encoded by the coding sequence ATGAACGGCTTCGCGCGAGACAGGGACGAGGAAAAGACGCCGGCAAAGCGAGCTCGAGaccttcctcgccctgccCTCGCTCAGAAccaagagagaagaagagagaagaagagggaagaagagggaagaagagagaagaagagggaagaagagagaagaagagggaagaagagagaagaagagggaagaagagagaagaagagggaagaagagagaagaagagggaagaagagggaagaagagagaagaagagagaagaagagggaagaagagagaagaagagggaagaagagagaagaagagggaagaagagagaagaagagggaagaagagagaagaagagggaagaagagagaagaagagggaagaagagagaagaagagggaagaagagagaagaagagggaagaagagagaagaagagggaagaagagagaagaagagggaagaagagagaagaagagggaagaagagagaagaagaagagagaagaagagggaagaagagagaagaagagggaagaagagagaagaagagggaagaagagagaagaagagggaagaagagagaagaagagggaagaagagagaagaagagggaagaagagagaagaagagggaagaagagagaagaagagggaagaagagagaagaagagggaagaagagagaagaagagggaagaagagagaagaagagggaagaagagagaagaagagggaagaagagagaagaagagggaagaagagagaagaagagggaagaagagagaagaagagagaagaagaggtcGCCTTGAGCTCCTTCTAG
- a CDS encoding AGC kinase (encoded by transcript BESB_060510), translating to MDLFRRLIPTNKNGGPDHAQQGRLPPSKCVMSNFSFGNTLGTGSFGRVFIAKRKDDPKAPPVAIKRLKKAAVIRQKQVDHILSEKRILQMINHPFTVNMLGTFKDDRYLYIVMEYVIGGEFFTLLRKSRRFENDAARFYAGQVTLIFEYLHGRNIIYRDLKPENLLVDAEGYLKLADFGFAKIIEYRTYTLCGTPEYIAPEVLLNKGHGKPVDWWTLGILIYEMILGYPPFFDDEPMGVYQKILGGRIAFPKFFDKNAKILVKRLLTPDLAQRYGNLKNGVADIKEHRWFAGFDWNACLKKQLPSPYKPPVRGMDDTSNFEAYPESTEQTPPVTGNMDPFTSW from the exons ATGGATCTCTTCCGCCGTCTAATTCCTACAAACAAAAATGGAGGACCTGACCACGCCCAGCAggggcgtcttcctccgagCAAGTGCGTCATGTCCAACTTCAGCTTTGGAAATACGCTCGGAACAG GTTCCTTTGGACGCGTGTTCAtcgcgaagaggaaagatGACCCAAAAGCTCCTCCGGTGGCCATCAAGCGTCTGAAAAAGGCTGCTGTTATCCGGCAGAAGCAGGTGGACCACATTCTCTCTGAGAAGCGAATTCTTCAGATGATCAACCATCCCTTCACG GTCAATATGCTAGGGACCTTCAAGGATGATCGTTACCTCTACATAGTGATGGAATATGTGATTGGTGGCGAATTTTTCACCCTGCTGAGGAAGTCTCGGCGTTTCGAGAATGATGCAGCGCGGTTTTATGCGGGGCAAGTCACGCTGATTTTTGAGTACCTGCACGGCAGAAATATCATCTACAG GGACCTCAAGCCGGAGAATCTTCTAGTCGATGCCGAAGGGTATTTGAAGCTGGCAGACTTCGGTTTCGCGAAAATCATTGAGTACCGAACGTACACGCTTTGCGGAACTCCAGAATATATCGCTCCTGAAGTTCTTTTAAACAAAG GTCACGGGAAGCCTGTCGACTGGTGGACGCTTGGAATCCTGATCTACGAGATGATCCTTGGTTACCCGCCCTTCTTTGACGACGAACCCATGGGAGTATACCAGAAGATCCTGGGAGGAAGGATTGCTTTCCCGAAGTTCTTTGACAA AAACGCGAAAATCCTCGTGAAGCGCCTGTTGACACCTGACCTCGCTCAACGCTACGGTAACCTCAAGAATGGAGTGGCCGATATCAAGGAGCACCGGTGGTTCGCGGGCTTTGACTGGAACGCATGCTTGAAGAAGCAGTTGCCTTCGCCTTACAAGCCACCTGTTAGG GGAATGGATGACACTTCCAATTTTGAAGCGTACCCAGAGTCAACCGAACAAACACCACCTGTGACTGGTAACATGGATCCTTTCACGTCGTGGTAA